The following proteins are encoded in a genomic region of Enterocloster clostridioformis:
- a CDS encoding clostripain-related cysteine peptidase, with translation MEQNRKRVTAPRIAAALSALLAGAALYTVSGSERQGIQVKEYAEAAEAADSTIMVYMNGSDLEGDYGAATADLWEMMDALKVMEQEGKSPSLHVVVEAGGSTRWELDEMDGVPYARFPLTGDGISSMESMEIRNMGDADTLTDFINYGVRSYPANHYGLILWNHGGGPVGGYGSDSHFDGDGLSLEEIREALGHSVMADSAFDFVAFDACLMGSAETAGCLDGYADYVIASPELEPQHGYDYRWMTALGDSLPPDMEWGEAVGRSMVEAYGACYASGTAPVAMSLLDMKEYPAFHEVFHQYVDGIPEKLREELYGELGRDRMKMLAFGSRQAGGSPELVDVLEFLNACQRVYPDENAFQTLKNRMRRLVAEQWAKGYPVNPSGLTIYLPSGSNPYLSEELETYDTTGFCSAYRRLTDGYAAYLARESGVEWGNISAHKDGTVEISIAPEDASDVTGAYLAVFCPAGDDEYYYLLCTDSDVDIGVDGTLRAAPEDSYMGMKGQVLCLIETMNLDAYTEYMAPVLYNGELCTMRIGFDEEHEDGQILSVTPAGQTSEAAKQIYELKEGDRVTPLYLVERMEDVGEAPGNTGNAAGQIMEDRYYTDSYYMGTEFYIEEPDDMLLEAVPASGDGYLYGFMLMDVRQNIYYTDFIGMGTEDNGS, from the coding sequence ATGGAACAAAATAGAAAGAGGGTCACTGCGCCGCGAATCGCGGCGGCCCTCAGCGCCTTGCTGGCAGGAGCAGCTCTCTATACGGTAAGCGGCTCTGAGCGTCAGGGAATCCAGGTAAAGGAATATGCAGAGGCGGCAGAGGCGGCGGACAGTACAATTATGGTTTATATGAACGGAAGTGACCTGGAGGGGGATTACGGCGCCGCCACAGCGGACCTTTGGGAAATGATGGATGCATTGAAGGTGATGGAGCAGGAAGGAAAATCACCTTCCCTCCATGTAGTGGTTGAGGCAGGCGGTTCCACCCGGTGGGAGCTGGATGAAATGGATGGCGTACCCTATGCCAGATTTCCCCTGACAGGGGATGGAATATCATCCATGGAATCCATGGAAATCAGGAATATGGGGGATGCGGATACACTGACGGATTTTATCAACTACGGTGTCCGGTCTTATCCGGCCAATCATTATGGGTTGATTCTGTGGAATCATGGAGGCGGTCCGGTGGGAGGATACGGAAGCGACAGCCATTTTGACGGGGATGGGCTCTCACTGGAGGAGATAAGGGAGGCTTTGGGCCATTCAGTTATGGCAGACAGTGCCTTTGACTTTGTGGCGTTTGACGCCTGTCTTATGGGAAGTGCGGAGACTGCCGGCTGTCTGGATGGATATGCCGATTATGTTATTGCATCTCCGGAGCTGGAACCCCAGCATGGATATGATTACAGATGGATGACGGCTCTGGGAGACAGCCTGCCGCCTGATATGGAATGGGGAGAGGCGGTGGGCCGGTCCATGGTGGAGGCATATGGTGCCTGCTATGCCTCGGGCACTGCGCCTGTTGCAATGAGCCTTTTGGATATGAAGGAATATCCGGCATTTCATGAGGTATTTCATCAATATGTGGACGGGATACCGGAGAAACTGCGGGAAGAGCTGTACGGAGAACTGGGAAGGGACAGAATGAAAATGCTGGCATTTGGCAGCAGGCAGGCGGGCGGTTCTCCGGAGCTGGTGGATGTGCTGGAATTCCTGAATGCCTGCCAGAGGGTATATCCGGATGAAAATGCCTTTCAGACATTGAAGAATCGGATGAGGAGGCTTGTGGCGGAACAGTGGGCTAAAGGCTATCCCGTGAATCCAAGCGGTCTGACTATATACCTGCCAAGCGGCTCCAATCCCTATCTGAGTGAGGAACTGGAAACGTATGACACCACGGGATTCTGCAGTGCCTACAGGCGGCTGACAGACGGATATGCAGCGTATCTGGCCCGGGAAAGCGGAGTGGAATGGGGAAATATTAGTGCGCATAAGGACGGCACCGTGGAAATCAGCATAGCCCCTGAGGATGCTTCTGATGTGACAGGAGCGTATTTGGCTGTGTTCTGTCCTGCGGGGGATGATGAATATTATTACCTTCTCTGTACAGACAGTGATGTGGATATTGGCGTGGACGGAACCCTGCGGGCAGCGCCGGAGGACAGCTATATGGGGATGAAGGGACAGGTACTTTGTCTCATTGAGACCATGAATCTGGATGCATACACGGAATATATGGCCCCGGTGCTCTATAACGGGGAGTTGTGCACCATGCGGATAGGGTTTGACGAGGAGCATGAAGACGGGCAGATTCTTTCCGTGACACCGGCAGGCCAGACCTCTGAAGCTGCAAAGCAGATTTATGAGTTAAAGGAGGGGGACCGGGTGACTCCGCTTTATCTGGTTGAGCGTATGGAGGATGTGGGGGAGGCTCCCGGTAATACTGGTAATGCTGCAGGCCAAATCATGGAGGACAGGTACTACACGGACAGCTACTATATGGGAACTGAATTTTATATAGAGGAACCGGATGATATGCTGTTAGAGGCAGTGCCTGCATCCGGGGACGGGTATCTTTACGGCTTCATGCTGATGGATGTGCGGCAGAATATTTACTATACGGATTTTATCGGCATGGGGACAGAAGATAACGGTTCGTGA
- a CDS encoding spore coat protein has product MDDKCIMENLLLTEKGVCDLYVHGTIESSTADVHQTFNQALNDSLCMQDDIYKQMSAKGWYQTEQAEQQKIMKVKNQFAGM; this is encoded by the coding sequence ATGGACGACAAGTGTATTATGGAGAACCTTCTTCTGACCGAGAAGGGGGTATGCGACCTGTATGTTCACGGAACCATCGAGTCTTCCACGGCTGATGTGCATCAGACCTTTAACCAGGCGCTGAATGACAGCTTGTGTATGCAGGATGACATCTATAAGCAGATGTCCGCCAAGGGATGGTATCAGACGGAGCAGGCGGAACAGCAGAAAATCATGAAGGTAAAGAATCAGTTTGCAGGTATGTAA
- a CDS encoding flavodoxin — MLKTAVSVLLAIILSACGISSSNETASVVPSESESIVSVESDVPGEISEKEREDDNDILVAYFSRTGENYDVGVIEKGNTAIVAEIIAAQTGGELFEIKTVNAYPENYEECTEIAQSEKSEKARPELAESIDNLDSYDTIYLGYPIWWGDMPMAVYTFLESNDFAGKTIISFCTHAGSGLSGTVENISTACPGATVKTGLAIAGTTAQNDKAVAEQSVTEWLK; from the coding sequence ATGTTAAAAACCGCTGTTTCTGTTTTGCTTGCTATCATCTTATCCGCTTGCGGAATATCTTCCTCAAATGAAACAGCTTCCGTTGTCCCATCTGAAAGTGAGTCGATAGTCTCGGTTGAATCTGACGTTCCTGGCGAAATATCCGAAAAAGAGCGGGAGGACGATAATGACATTTTGGTGGCTTACTTCTCTCGTACCGGCGAAAACTATGACGTGGGTGTTATTGAGAAAGGTAATACTGCTATCGTTGCGGAGATCATTGCAGCGCAGACTGGCGGAGAATTGTTTGAGATAAAGACAGTAAATGCTTATCCAGAAAATTACGAAGAATGTACCGAGATTGCCCAATCGGAAAAGAGCGAGAAGGCCCGCCCGGAATTGGCTGAAAGCATAGATAATTTAGACAGCTATGACACAATTTACCTTGGCTATCCGATCTGGTGGGGCGATATGCCTATGGCGGTCTATACGTTTTTGGAGAGCAATGATTTTGCGGGAAAGACAATTATCTCATTCTGCACTCATGCTGGAAGCGGACTGTCTGGTACTGTTGAAAATATCAGCACAGCTTGCCCAGGTGCAACTGTAAAAACCGGCTTGGCTATTGCAGGAACGACCGCCCAAAATGATAAAGCGGTAGCGGAGCAATCTGTGACGGAGTGGCTAAAGTAA
- a CDS encoding SDR family oxidoreductase, producing the protein MKKVMLLTGAGQIGMAIARRMGAGMKIVVGDKKPENAQAIARTMNEAGFDVVPMEMDLSSRESILALIAEGQKYGPITMLVNAAGVSPSQAPIEAILKVDLYGTAVLLEEVGKVIAPGGVGVTISSQSGWRMPTLTAAEDALLATTPTEELLSLDILQPENIRDTLHAYQMAKRCNEKRVMAESVKWGERGARLNDIAPGIIVTPLALDEFNGPRGIFYKNMFAKCPAGRPGTADEVANVAELLMSGKGAFITGSTFLIDGGATSSYYYGPLKPEA; encoded by the coding sequence ATGAAAAAAGTAATGCTTTTGACCGGAGCCGGACAGATCGGCATGGCAATCGCCCGCAGGATGGGCGCCGGAATGAAAATCGTAGTGGGCGATAAAAAGCCGGAAAATGCGCAGGCAATCGCCAGGACGATGAATGAGGCGGGCTTTGACGTGGTTCCCATGGAAATGGATTTGTCCAGCCGGGAATCCATTCTCGCCTTGATTGCCGAGGGACAGAAATATGGCCCCATTACCATGCTGGTGAATGCTGCGGGCGTTTCCCCCAGCCAGGCGCCCATTGAGGCAATCTTGAAGGTTGACCTCTATGGGACCGCTGTTCTGCTGGAAGAAGTGGGCAAAGTAATTGCCCCCGGCGGCGTGGGCGTCACCATTTCCAGCCAATCCGGCTGGAGGATGCCCACCTTGACAGCGGCGGAGGATGCGCTGTTGGCTACCACGCCCACCGAGGAACTGCTGTCGCTGGACATCCTTCAGCCGGAGAACATCCGTGATACTCTCCATGCTTACCAGATGGCCAAGCGGTGCAACGAGAAACGGGTTATGGCGGAGTCCGTCAAGTGGGGTGAGAGAGGGGCAAGACTGAATGATATTGCCCCCGGCATTATCGTCACGCCGTTGGCTCTGGACGAGTTCAACGGCCCCCGTGGGATTTTTTACAAGAATATGTTCGCCAAATGCCCCGCTGGCCGACCCGGTACGGCGGATGAAGTGGCAAATGTTGCCGAACTGTTGATGAGCGGCAAGGGTGCTTTTATCACAGGCTCCACCTTCCTGATTGATGGCGGCGCAACTTCCAGCTATTACTATGGTCCACTGAAGCCGGAGGCGTGA
- a CDS encoding flavodoxin — MAKLVVFYSRADENYFGGAYRYIEVGNTEKAANMIAAATGAELFKIEQAEPYAADYDTCIEQAKKDLQAKARPELARTLGSLDGYDEIYLGYPNYWGDMPMAVYTFLEAFDWTGKTIHPFCTHEGSGLAGTERKIQQTCKGAKVEKGLAIHGSSVDGAKAAVEKWV, encoded by the coding sequence ATGGCAAAACTGGTTGTCTTTTATTCAAGAGCAGATGAAAACTATTTTGGCGGAGCCTACCGTTATATTGAGGTGGGCAACACAGAAAAGGCGGCAAACATGATTGCTGCCGCTACCGGTGCGGAACTGTTCAAGATCGAACAGGCCGAACCCTATGCCGCCGATTACGATACCTGCATCGAGCAGGCGAAAAAGGACTTGCAGGCCAAGGCCCGCCCGGAGCTGGCGCGGACGCTGGGCAGTCTGGACGGGTATGATGAAATTTACCTGGGCTATCCCAACTACTGGGGCGATATGCCTATGGCGGTCTATACCTTCCTGGAGGCTTTCGACTGGACGGGCAAGACCATCCACCCCTTCTGCACCCATGAGGGCAGCGGCCTGGCTGGCACCGAGCGGAAAATCCAGCAGACCTGCAAGGGCGCGAAGGTCGAAAAGGGCTTGGCAATCCACGGCAGCAGTGTGGACGGCGCGAAGGCCGCGGTGGAAAAGTGGGTGTAA
- a CDS encoding aldo/keto reductase: MEYRRLPKGTEQISVLGFGGSSIHQAGEKEGVDTITAAMEHGINYFDMAVPEAVAFDYYRTAFAGNRNWVYLQMHFGADYSSGKYGWTTDLNRIKRGMDWLLDKLNTDYIDFGFIHCIDELSDLKNYINSGALEHIQNLKAQGVARHIGLSSHTPEIVNRLLDMGVLDVVMFSINPAYDYRHGDYAIGGVDERLKLYQRCQKEQVGITVMKPFGGGQLLCGALSPFKRALTEIQCIQYALDKPGVLNVLPGYRSRSDLDRALAYLDAAPEERDYSALGSFAPAEAEGKCVYCSHCHPCPKGLDIALINKYYDLAKIGDSLAADHYRKLELHADDCIHCGHCDKRCPFHAKQGERMDEIAKYFGTAGGVR, translated from the coding sequence ATGGAATATCGCAGACTGCCGAAAGGAACTGAGCAAATCAGTGTCTTAGGCTTTGGAGGCTCCAGTATTCATCAAGCCGGTGAAAAAGAGGGTGTCGATACCATCACCGCCGCAATGGAACATGGTATCAACTATTTTGATATGGCTGTCCCCGAGGCGGTGGCGTTTGACTACTACCGCACCGCGTTTGCCGGGAACCGGAATTGGGTGTATCTGCAGATGCACTTTGGTGCGGACTATTCCTCCGGGAAGTACGGCTGGACAACAGATCTGAACCGTATCAAGCGGGGCATGGACTGGCTTTTGGATAAACTGAACACAGATTATATTGATTTCGGCTTTATCCACTGCATAGACGAACTTTCCGATTTAAAAAATTATATCAATTCCGGCGCACTGGAACACATCCAAAATCTGAAAGCGCAAGGGGTGGCCCGGCACATTGGGCTGTCCTCCCACACCCCGGAGATCGTCAATCGTTTGCTGGACATGGGGGTGTTGGACGTGGTGATGTTCAGCATTAATCCCGCCTACGATTACCGCCATGGCGACTATGCCATCGGCGGCGTGGACGAGCGGCTGAAGCTCTATCAGCGGTGCCAAAAAGAACAGGTGGGCATCACGGTTATGAAGCCCTTCGGAGGCGGTCAACTGCTGTGCGGTGCGCTTTCTCCATTTAAGCGGGCCCTAACCGAAATTCAGTGTATTCAATATGCCCTGGATAAACCGGGAGTGCTGAATGTGCTGCCCGGATACAGAAGCCGCTCCGATCTGGACCGGGCCTTGGCCTATCTGGACGCCGCCCCGGAGGAGCGGGATTATTCCGCCCTCGGCAGCTTTGCCCCGGCGGAGGCTGAAGGTAAATGCGTTTATTGCTCCCACTGTCACCCTTGTCCCAAAGGGCTGGACATTGCCCTTATCAACAAATACTATGACCTCGCAAAGATTGGCGATTCGCTGGCGGCAGATCACTACCGCAAACTGGAACTCCATGCGGATGACTGTATCCACTGCGGCCATTGTGACAAACGCTGCCCATTCCATGCAAAGCAGGGTGAGCGGATGGATGAGATTGCAAAATATTTCGGTACTGCGGGAGGTGTCAGGTAA
- a CDS encoding aldo/keto reductase gives MEQIKKNFGFGAMRLPMKDGEVDIPQTCQMVDAFLEAGFNYFDTAHGYLNGKSEPALRECLTSRYPRDRYILTTKLSGYLFKSEADIRPLFEEQLRDCGVDYFDFYLMHAQGVENFAFFKKCRAYETALELKAEGKIRHFGISFHDRAKVLEQILTEYPQIEVVQIQFNYVDYDDPAVESRKCYEVCRKFGKPVIVMEPVKGGNLVSLPEKAMEVFRELGSASPASYAIRFAAGFEGIMMVLSGMSSLEQMEDNISYMRDFQPLNKKELEAVGKVQEIFRSMNLIPCTACRYCVEGCPQKISIPDLFAVMNTKMIYHDWNADYYYNEVHTRQGGKASDCIKCGKCEKACPQHLHIRDLLVDVAKEFEKN, from the coding sequence ATGGAACAGATCAAAAAGAATTTTGGCTTTGGGGCTATGCGTCTGCCTATGAAAGACGGCGAAGTGGATATTCCCCAAACCTGCCAAATGGTAGATGCCTTTCTGGAGGCAGGGTTCAACTACTTCGATACCGCCCACGGCTACTTAAACGGAAAGAGCGAGCCGGCCCTGCGGGAGTGCCTGACAAGCCGCTATCCCCGTGACCGCTATATCCTGACTACCAAGCTCTCCGGTTATCTGTTCAAAAGCGAGGCGGACATCCGGCCCCTGTTTGAGGAGCAGCTGCGGGACTGTGGCGTGGACTACTTCGACTTCTACCTGATGCACGCCCAGGGGGTGGAGAATTTCGCTTTTTTCAAAAAGTGCCGCGCCTATGAAACAGCTTTGGAACTGAAAGCAGAGGGGAAAATCCGGCATTTCGGCATTTCCTTCCACGATCGGGCCAAGGTACTGGAGCAGATTTTGACCGAGTACCCGCAGATCGAAGTCGTGCAGATCCAGTTCAACTATGTGGATTATGACGATCCCGCCGTAGAGAGCCGCAAGTGTTACGAAGTCTGCCGGAAATTTGGCAAGCCGGTGATCGTCATGGAGCCGGTGAAGGGCGGCAATCTGGTTAGCCTCCCGGAGAAAGCCATGGAGGTTTTCAGGGAACTGGGCAGCGCCAGCCCCGCCAGCTACGCCATCCGCTTTGCTGCCGGGTTTGAAGGGATCATGATGGTCCTCTCCGGTATGAGCAGCCTGGAGCAGATGGAGGATAACATCAGCTATATGCGGGATTTCCAGCCCTTGAACAAGAAGGAACTGGAAGCTGTGGGCAAGGTGCAGGAGATTTTCCGCTCCATGAACCTGATCCCCTGCACCGCCTGCCGGTATTGTGTGGAAGGATGCCCGCAAAAAATTTCTATCCCCGATCTGTTCGCGGTAATGAATACGAAAATGATCTACCACGACTGGAACGCCGATTATTACTACAACGAGGTCCACACCAGGCAGGGCGGCAAGGCCAGCGACTGCATCAAGTGCGGCAAGTGCGAGAAAGCCTGTCCCCAGCATCTGCACATCCGTGACCTGCTGGTAGACGTGGCGAAGGAATTTGAGAAAAATTAA
- a CDS encoding MerR family transcriptional regulator, with the protein MKEATTTTIRDVSKKFGISADVLRYYERAGMIPAVSRTAGGTRDYQDEDLRWVELTLCMRSAGLPVEVIAEYVRLTQLGSGTIPDRLSLLEKQREVLLEQQRQTSAALGRLDHKISVYQSALKTGTLNWN; encoded by the coding sequence ATTAAGGAGGCGACCACTACGACAATCAGGGATGTCAGCAAAAAATTCGGAATCTCCGCAGACGTCCTCCGCTACTACGAACGGGCTGGGATGATCCCGGCCGTCTCCCGCACAGCCGGAGGAACCCGCGACTACCAGGACGAAGACCTGCGCTGGGTGGAACTGACGCTGTGTATGAGAAGCGCAGGGCTTCCGGTAGAGGTTATCGCGGAGTATGTGCGTCTTACGCAGCTCGGCAGCGGCACGATCCCCGACCGTCTGTCTCTTCTGGAGAAGCAGCGGGAGGTCCTGCTGGAGCAGCAGCGGCAGACCAGCGCGGCTCTCGGCCGCCTGGACCACAAAATCTCAGTCTATCAAAGCGCCCTGAAAACGGGGACGCTAAATTGGAACTAG
- a CDS encoding transposase translates to MTGVQALEHKYPDKLIGFFDVATGRMEMPYLNSTRTEADFVEAVKALAGTDPQAPWTFICDGLNTHKSEALVRFVAEACALGVELGKKGKTGILKSMESRADFLHDPSHRIRFVYTPKHSSWMHQIFR, encoded by the coding sequence ATGACCGGGGTACAAGCGCTGGAACATAAATATCCTGACAAGCTCATCGGGTTCTTTGATGTTGCAACGGGCCGTATGGAAATGCCGTATTTAAACTCCACACGCACAGAAGCGGATTTTGTGGAAGCCGTGAAAGCATTGGCAGGGACAGACCCGCAAGCCCCATGGACATTTATATGCGATGGCCTAAACACCCATAAGTCGGAAGCCCTTGTCCGCTTTGTGGCAGAAGCCTGTGCCCTTGGCGTGGAACTGGGCAAAAAAGGGAAAACAGGGATCCTTAAAAGTATGGAAAGCCGGGCGGATTTCCTGCATGACCCTTCCCACCGGATCCGCTTTGTCTATACTCCGAAACACAGTTCCTGGATGCACCAGATATTCCGGTAA
- a CDS encoding helix-turn-helix domain-containing protein, protein MRRKTIDTIPVLSDAMKNILSAFSKSRSLPSGLVKRASIVLLASQGELNQNIAPQVGLHYNNVATWRSRFLAALPALRRIEMDAPEKLEDEIRAVLSDKKRPGAPSVFTPDQIMRIIGLACSSPNDFGYEVSQWSLPLLVAEIKKQGIAEQISEKSVSRFLKMR, encoded by the coding sequence ATGCGAAGGAAAACAATTGATACTATCCCGGTTTTATCTGATGCCATGAAAAACATATTATCTGCTTTTTCAAAAAGCCGCTCCCTTCCGTCAGGACTGGTCAAAAGAGCCAGCATTGTCCTGCTTGCGTCACAGGGGGAACTCAACCAGAATATTGCACCACAGGTCGGGCTTCATTATAATAATGTTGCCACCTGGCGCAGTCGGTTCCTCGCGGCGCTCCCAGCCTTGCGGAGGATTGAAATGGACGCCCCGGAAAAGCTTGAAGATGAGATACGGGCAGTCCTGTCCGATAAAAAACGCCCCGGTGCCCCGTCTGTTTTTACGCCGGACCAGATCATGCGGATCATCGGCCTTGCTTGCAGCAGCCCAAATGATTTTGGGTACGAAGTAAGCCAGTGGAGCCTCCCGCTGTTAGTGGCAGAAATTAAAAAGCAGGGGATCGCTGAACAGATTTCTGAGAAATCTGTCAGCCGTTTTTTAAAAATGAGGTAG
- the tnpA gene encoding IS66 family insertion sequence element accessory protein TnpA gives MEVIPINTNDNAVSKADLWADRFHAFQESGLSRKEWCQQNGIPQPTLGYWVSA, from the coding sequence ATGGAGGTGATACCAATAAATACGAATGACAATGCAGTCTCAAAGGCTGACCTTTGGGCAGACCGGTTCCATGCTTTTCAGGAAAGCGGTTTATCCCGCAAAGAATGGTGTCAGCAGAATGGAATCCCACAGCCTACACTGGGTTACTGGGTGAGCGCTTAA
- a CDS encoding DDE-type integrase/transposase/recombinase: protein MRTTVKDVNWQDQQALIRYTLIAPLLDETLDPAKRSSLRRKIAEESRVSERSLYRYVAAYHEKGVAGLKPVAGERSLSKKLPENYLRIVEQAIQLKKEVPRRSVEQIIFILEQENWAEPGVLKRSTLGRCLYRAGFGVKQMQMCQDARGSSSKRFCKPHRMMLLQGDIKYGCKLPIGKNGAMVQTYLSSAIDDHSRYVIQSQFYDNQEESIVEDTFRKVILKAGKFDTAYFDNGSQYVAKQLKLSLAKLGITVRHAPARSGKSKGKMEKFHQVADAFLREVKIHKVKTLEELNSYWGMYLEEYYHKADIELAMEDITDELKLLQEHLNTCSGRLPEQVKVKLRGH from the coding sequence ATGCGGACAACAGTAAAAGACGTAAACTGGCAGGACCAGCAGGCTTTGATCCGTTATACACTGATCGCACCCTTGCTGGATGAAACACTGGATCCTGCCAAACGCAGCAGCCTGCGCCGTAAGATTGCTGAAGAATCCCGGGTTTCAGAAAGAAGCCTGTATCGTTATGTTGCGGCATACCATGAAAAAGGGGTTGCCGGGTTAAAACCGGTCGCCGGTGAACGGAGTCTTTCCAAAAAGCTCCCGGAGAACTACCTCAGGATCGTGGAACAGGCAATACAGCTAAAAAAGGAAGTTCCAAGGCGTTCCGTAGAACAGATCATTTTCATCCTTGAGCAGGAAAACTGGGCAGAACCCGGGGTACTGAAACGCTCTACGCTTGGGCGCTGCCTTTACCGCGCCGGATTTGGTGTGAAACAGATGCAGATGTGTCAGGATGCACGCGGAAGTTCATCCAAACGCTTCTGTAAGCCCCACCGGATGATGCTGCTGCAGGGAGACATTAAATATGGCTGCAAGCTGCCAATCGGTAAAAACGGTGCCATGGTACAGACGTATCTGTCTTCTGCCATTGATGACCATTCCCGGTACGTTATCCAGTCACAGTTTTATGATAACCAGGAAGAAAGCATCGTGGAGGATACCTTCCGTAAGGTGATCCTGAAAGCCGGGAAATTTGACACAGCATATTTCGACAATGGCTCCCAGTATGTCGCAAAGCAGTTAAAGCTGTCACTTGCAAAGCTTGGCATAACTGTCCGCCATGCGCCCGCAAGAAGCGGAAAATCCAAAGGGAAAATGGAAAAATTCCATCAGGTGGCGGACGCTTTCCTGCGGGAAGTAAAAATCCATAAGGTCAAGACACTGGAGGAGTTAAACAGCTACTGGGGCATGTATCTTGAAGAATACTATCACAAGGCAGATATCGAACTCGCAATGGAAGACATAACCGACGAACTTAAGCTTCTCCAAGAGCATTTGAATACATGCAGTGGCAGGCTACCTGAGCAGGTTAAGGTCAAACTTAGAGGTCATTAA
- a CDS encoding transposase, translated as MSSLVYVKNPNGKIYVYSNVSVYDKETKKVKHIRKSIGHLDPATGEVVPNRRKGDIARKKAETKEPAGRCVVENTGIQSLLDKAVSDIGLTVPLTAVFPDDWKRILTCAYYLVSEGGALCHIEQWQRMYPPPCRSLLASRRVSELLVRITPALQQNFFSRWIDVNRQKDVYAMDITSVSSYSELIDFVRWGYNRDGEKLPQINLLMLTGVTSHMPLYYRIIPGSIKDVNTLEDSIANISVLDSPTCHFVMDKGFYSEPNLDAMYASHKKFLVGVPFTVGFACKAVERYRDSIRSHHNYCAVFGDELYAVTESSTWKGQRFYIHVYHDSFKAATDERNFDHILHCCYEELMAGRHVKEHASYYNKFFQVHKTPVRGIRVDYNEEAISRHKRNHIGWFVLVSNHIKDKTKALEVYRDKDAVEKCFDDLKNDLDMKRLRIHSAAAMEGRIFIQFIALLITTRLKQVMNAAGWFKNHDLQKVISEMKTVRSVSINGTRKKYTTELTPFQKDIYELYGLTP; from the coding sequence ATGTCGTCATTGGTTTATGTCAAAAATCCAAATGGTAAAATCTATGTATATAGCAACGTTTCAGTTTATGATAAGGAAACCAAAAAGGTCAAACATATTCGCAAGAGCATCGGGCATCTGGATCCGGCAACAGGCGAAGTGGTTCCCAACCGCAGGAAAGGCGATATTGCCCGCAAAAAGGCTGAAACGAAAGAACCTGCTGGCCGCTGTGTTGTTGAAAACACCGGCATACAGTCCCTTTTGGATAAAGCTGTTTCAGACATAGGACTGACGGTACCGCTCACCGCAGTTTTTCCAGACGACTGGAAACGCATATTGACGTGCGCGTATTACCTTGTCAGCGAAGGCGGGGCATTATGTCATATTGAACAGTGGCAGCGGATGTATCCGCCACCATGCCGTTCTCTGCTTGCAAGCCGGCGGGTGAGTGAACTCCTTGTAAGGATCACGCCTGCGCTGCAGCAGAACTTTTTCAGCAGGTGGATTGATGTAAACCGCCAGAAAGATGTCTATGCAATGGACATCACCAGTGTATCCTCCTACAGCGAATTGATTGACTTTGTCCGTTGGGGATACAACCGTGATGGGGAAAAACTGCCCCAGATCAACCTCCTTATGCTCACCGGCGTCACTTCCCATATGCCGCTGTATTACAGGATTATTCCCGGCAGCATAAAGGATGTGAACACCCTGGAGGACAGCATAGCGAATATATCCGTTTTGGACAGTCCGACCTGTCATTTTGTCATGGATAAAGGCTTTTATAGTGAACCGAACCTTGACGCAATGTATGCCAGTCATAAGAAGTTCCTGGTCGGAGTGCCTTTTACGGTCGGTTTCGCTTGCAAGGCAGTAGAACGCTACAGGGATAGCATCCGTTCACATCACAATTACTGTGCAGTCTTTGGGGACGAACTGTACGCGGTCACGGAATCTTCCACGTGGAAAGGGCAACGATTCTATATCCACGTCTACCATGATAGTTTCAAGGCGGCGACAGACGAACGGAATTTTGACCATATCCTGCACTGCTGTTATGAAGAACTTATGGCTGGCAGACACGTAAAGGAGCATGCCTCGTATTACAATAAGTTTTTTCAGGTTCACAAAACACCTGTAAGGGGCATCAGGGTGGATTACAACGAGGAAGCCATCAGCAGGCATAAAAGGAACCATATCGGCTGGTTCGTGCTTGTAAGCAATCACATCAAGGATAAGACGAAAGCTCTTGAGGTGTATCGCGACAAGGATGCTGTTGAAAAATGTTTCGATGACCTCAAAAATGATCTTGACATGAAGCGTTTACGTATCCATTCGGCGGCAGCCATGGAAGGCAGGATTTTCATACAGTTTATAGCACTCCTGATCACAACCCGGTTAAAGCAGGTGATGAATGCGGCTGGATGGTTTAAAAATCATGACCTTCAAAAAGTAATAAGCGAAATGAAAACTGTCCGCAGTGTTAGTATAAATGGAACACGAAAAAAATACACCACTGAGCTTACCCCATTTCAAAAAGACATTTATGAGCTATATGGGTTGACCCCCTAA